The DNA region TTAAGAATGACGTGGAGAAAATTCTCGACCTTGGAGAGATTCTGATAAATTACGGTGATTTTCTCGAAAACAACCACCCTCTGATTCCATCTTCATATACCTACGAGTGGTGGATTCAGGAGGCAGAAAAAGCAGGTTTAAGGGGAGATTACAGGAAAATCAGTGAAGAAGAGGCGTTAAAGCTGTGTGATGAGCACGGGGTACCTCTTCATCCCGATTACACCTATCTCTGGCACGACATTGAAGTTGAGGAGTACAAGTATTTGAGAAATTTCGTTTCGGACAATGGAAAGATAGAGGGTAAGCACGGAAAAAGTTCCCTGATACTCCCTTACGATGCAAAGGCAAAGGACGTTCTTGAGAAGATACTGATAGAGCACAAAGTCAGGGAAACCCACATCGTTATTGAGCAGTGGAGGGCATTTATAAGATGTCTTGGTCTGAACGAACGGCTGGAAAGAGTTGGAGAGGTCAGTGGAACAGACGTTCTTGAAATTATAAATTCGGTTTCAGGAATAAGAGTGAGGGCGAAAGCGCCTTCAAGAATTGGTGCGAGGATGGGCAGGCCAGAGAAGGCAAAAGAGAGAAAAATGAGTCCTCCTCCACATGTTCTCTTTCCCGTGGGTCTTGCAGGGGGAAATACGAGAGATATAAAGAATGCCATCAACTATACGAAGGACTACAATTCTGTAAAAGGTGAGGTTGAAGTTGAGATCGCTCTGAGAAAATGCAAGAAGTGCGGAAATGAGAGTTTCTGGCTAAAGTGTGACTGCGGTGGACTGACCGAGCAGGTCTACTATTGCCCCTTCTGCAAGATAAAGAATCACAGCAGAGTCTGTGAGAGATGCGGCAGGGAAACCAGAGGATATGCCAGGAGAATCGTGAACATAAGGGAGTTGTATGAAAAGGCAATTGATAATCTCGGGGAGTACGATAATTTCGGAACAATAAAGGGAGTGCTCGGAATGTCTTCAAAGATCAAAATGCCTGAAAGACTTGAAAAAGGAATTTTGAGAGTAAAGCATGAGGTTTTTGTGTTTAAAGATGGTACAGCCAGATTTGATGCCACAGACCTACCCATAACTCATTTCAGACCCAGAGAAATTGGAATAACGGTGGAGAAGCTGAAAGAGTTGGGATATGAGCGAGATTGCTCGGGAATAGAACTGAAAAGCGATGATCAGATCGTTGAGCTTAAGCCACAGGACGTGATACTACCGAAAAGAGGGGCAGAGTATCTTCTCAGGGTGGCAAATTTTATAGATGAGCTTCTGGTAAAGTTCTACGGAATGGAACCCTTCTACAATGCCAGTTCAATTGAGGATCTCATCGGGCATCTCGTGATCGGTCTTGCACCCCACACCTCCGCCGGCGTTTTAGGAAGGATAATCGGTTTTTCTGACGTTCTTGCAGGATATGCTCATCCTTACTTCCATGCAGCAAAAAGAAGAAACTGCGATGGTGATGAGGATTGCTTTATGCTGCTTTTAGACGGGTTGCTCAACTTCTCGAGGAAATTTCTGCCGGATAAGCGTGGAGGGCAGATGGATGCCCCACTGGTTCTGACAGCCATAGTTGACCCCAAGGAGGTAGACAAGGAAGTGCACAACATGGACATAGTTGAGAAGTATCCTCTTGAATTCTACGAAGCCACACTGAGGTTCGTGAATCCAAAGGACGTTGAGGAATACATCGAAAAGGTAAAGGACAGGCTGAAGGATGAAACAAGATTCTGTGGGCTTGGATTCACCCACGATACTGAGGATATAGCCGCCGGAGTAAAGGAGAGCGCTTACAAATCACTTAAGACAATGCAGGAAAAGGTTTATCATCAGATGGAGCTGGCCAGGAAAATAGCAGCAGTGGACGAACACGATGTGGCTGAGAGAGTTATCAACGTTCATTTTCTGCCCGATATTATCGGAAATCTCAGAGCGTTCTCCAGACAGGAGTTCAGATGTGTGAAATGTAATACAAAATATCGTAGAATCCCCCTTGTAGGAAAATGCACCAAGTGCGGAGGTAGATTGACACTTACAGTTCACAGCAATTCGATCATGAAGTATCTGGACCTATCGAAATACCTTTCAACGAACTTCAACGTATCGGAGTACACCAGGCAAAGGCTGAAATTACTTGAGCAAGAAATTAAATCTCTGTTCGAAAACGAGAGTGAGAAGCAGGTGACAATATCAGATTTTGTTTGACAATAGAACTATATAGTAGTAGAGTGTAATTAATTTGTGGACGAAAAAGATTTGAAAATACTCGAGATGCTTGTTCAGAATGCAAGGATTCCAAAAACGAAGATAGCGAAAGAGCTGAATGTAACTGAAGCCGCAGTAAGGAAGAGAATTTCCAATCTCGAGAGAAGAGAGGAGATTCTTGGATACAGGGCTATTGTGAACTACAAGAAGGTGGGAATAAGTGCATCCCTTACGGGCGTTGATGTTGAGCCTGAAAAACTGTGGGAGGTAGTTGAAAAACTAAAGAAGATGAGTCAGGTTAAATCGCTGTGGCTCACAACTGGCGATCACACAATCATGACCGAGATCGTTGCGAGATCGGTAAAGGAGCTTTCCGAAATTCACGAATCTATTGCGGATATGCCCGGTGTGAAGAGGGTCTGCCCTGCTGTTGTTACGGACATTCTGAAGTGAAAAAACTTAAATTTAAAGATTATAAATCAGATCATGGGTGTCACTCTTGAGATCGATCCGGAGGATAGCAGAATAGGATGGATAAGGATTCGGACAGAAAAAATTAATCTTCTGAACCGTCAGCTTATGGATGACCTGGAAAATGCGCTTTTATCGGCAGATAGAGATGAAGAAATACATGCAATTCTGATAACCGGCGATGAGAGGTCGTTCTGTGCCGGTGCGGATATCAAGGAGATCGCAAATTTGAGCTTTGAAGATGGCGTAAAATGGTTCTCCAGGTACTACAGAATAATAGATCTCCTCAGGACTACCTCCAAGCCTACAATTG from Archaeoglobus neptunius includes:
- the polC gene encoding DNA polymerase II large subunit; protein product: MNLTLDAFFPLFESEPNLDFWRFKEIRKYHDLLLAELERIYKIAEAARQKGLDPEPHVEIPVAKNMAERVEKLMGVPGLAERIIELEEEGVSRETICFRIAEEIVDGKFGEMPKEEAIDKAVRTAVAIMTEGVVAAPIEGIARVRIDSENFLRVYYAGPIRSAGGTAQVISVLVADYVRRKAGIGRYQPTEEEILRYCEEIPLYKKVANLQYLPSDDEIRLIVSNCPICIDGEPTEDAEVAGYRNLPRVETNRVRGGMALVIAEGIALKAPKLKKMVDEIGIEGWEWLNKLIKTGGDEEKEEKVEIKPKDKYLTDIVAGRPVLSHPSRKGGFRLRYGRARNSGFATVGINPATMYLLDFIAVGTQLKIERPGKAGGVVPVSSIEGPTVRLKNGDVVKIRTLSEAKAFKNDVEKILDLGEILINYGDFLENNHPLIPSSYTYEWWIQEAEKAGLRGDYRKISEEEALKLCDEHGVPLHPDYTYLWHDIEVEEYKYLRNFVSDNGKIEGKHGKSSLILPYDAKAKDVLEKILIEHKVRETHIVIEQWRAFIRCLGLNERLERVGEVSGTDVLEIINSVSGIRVRAKAPSRIGARMGRPEKAKERKMSPPPHVLFPVGLAGGNTRDIKNAINYTKDYNSVKGEVEVEIALRKCKKCGNESFWLKCDCGGLTEQVYYCPFCKIKNHSRVCERCGRETRGYARRIVNIRELYEKAIDNLGEYDNFGTIKGVLGMSSKIKMPERLEKGILRVKHEVFVFKDGTARFDATDLPITHFRPREIGITVEKLKELGYERDCSGIELKSDDQIVELKPQDVILPKRGAEYLLRVANFIDELLVKFYGMEPFYNASSIEDLIGHLVIGLAPHTSAGVLGRIIGFSDVLAGYAHPYFHAAKRRNCDGDEDCFMLLLDGLLNFSRKFLPDKRGGQMDAPLVLTAIVDPKEVDKEVHNMDIVEKYPLEFYEATLRFVNPKDVEEYIEKVKDRLKDETRFCGLGFTHDTEDIAAGVKESAYKSLKTMQEKVYHQMELARKIAAVDEHDVAERVINVHFLPDIIGNLRAFSRQEFRCVKCNTKYRRIPLVGKCTKCGGRLTLTVHSNSIMKYLDLSKYLSTNFNVSEYTRQRLKLLEQEIKSLFENESEKQVTISDFV
- a CDS encoding Lrp/AsnC family transcriptional regulator; its protein translation is MDEKDLKILEMLVQNARIPKTKIAKELNVTEAAVRKRISNLERREEILGYRAIVNYKKVGISASLTGVDVEPEKLWEVVEKLKKMSQVKSLWLTTGDHTIMTEIVARSVKELSEIHESIADMPGVKRVCPAVVTDILK